The sequence below is a genomic window from Nicotiana tomentosiformis chromosome 6, ASM39032v3, whole genome shotgun sequence.
GTATCGGTCCATTTTTCTCATTGACCATTTCTAGCAAGCAATAAATTGACAGATGTGAAAGTTATTCAAGAAAGCCTGAAACTCGCATCGACACATTTTTTAAGAGAAAACTTACTGAaatatgtaaaaataaaatcttgTAAGAATAAATATTAACATTCCCCCCCAAAAAAATGTAGATCTTTGACAACTCTAAAATCTTAGTTTGCGCAATCAGTTAGGATACAGGTAAGGCTTAATTATAATTCTGCTATTTTCTATATACTATCCATACATGAGACACTAAAGTCATGAACCTTTATTCTTTCTTTAGCATTAGTTCCCCCTTCCCACTTTcttcaaaataaataaagaattatgCTAAAAATATATACAGGAACTTCCAGAATGAacgacttgattaaaataaagcAAGCATCATCTGAACGTGCAGGCGTGATAGTTCTAATCAAATGATGTCATGATTAgattataaatattattaatgttTATTTGTTTACAAAATATGCTTCGGAAATTATGCATATATATCAAGCTGCACCATATATCTCCTTTAGTGGTGACAAAATGGTTAAAAAAAACAGTTATTCACtcatattattcattaaaaaatgggttggataatgaactttttaaaacgggtcaaatatagataagaataatattatccacttagaaaatggataactaatgtgtttatcttttacatttctaaaacctcaaattggGAGTTTCTCAAGTTTGGGAGATTAGGAATACTCCCAAAAATGATCATATTAAAAAAGGCATGGATAATATAGTTAACTCAGTTTTTATCCGTATTATATATGATTCGGGtcaaataatttatctatttttgcATTACCTATTTTTGACCCCCCATATCCGCTCCAACCCGCCCGTTTGACACCCATAATCTCTATATATAAGTCCAGAACAAAGAGTGGGCTGCATAACATATTTTAACATACAACTTTTAGGGCTGCTTCAAGGAAAATGGAGCTAAATAACATTTTAGAGAACGTGATAAAAcaataaggggtcgtttggttgaaAAGAAATTATCCCGGGATTAATTATCCCGGGATTAGTTATTGTATATTTTTATAGGGATAAAATACTACAACTTCGGAATAACTAATCTCGGGATTAATTATACCATAATTTTCTCCCAACCAAACATGAGATAAGCtcttcttaaatttaattaattattcttTATCActcgtaccaaacgagccctaaAATATTTCCTTATCTCTTTCTCTAAAGCCTTCCATTAATTGCACAATACAATAATTTTATGGACAAAATGCCACCTGTTCTGACTTTTGCTTAACTCTTGGCTCAGTACTCAAATATGATTTTCTTGCTTACATAGTGAACATTCCTCACATGCTATTCACAGTTGTCCTGTTagtttttttgtcttttttttttcccttttaattTTCTGTCTTCTattatatatatcacatatagAACCGGGCTTTCTTGTTATTCAGGCGTATGATTTcctgaaaaaaagaaaaactaaaacaAGAAGAAGTGTATTTAAAGAACTTGCAATGGCGTCCCTTGTTATTCCTTCTTCTGGAAACCACGGTCAAATTGGCATGGAGGAGGATCAAATCACTATGGTTATGGTTCCTTTTCCAGCTCAAGGACACTTCAACCAATTCCTCCATCTCTCTCGCCTCGTTTCTTCATACCACATTCCAATTCATTATGTTGGTTTTAGTACAGAAATTAGCCAAGTTAAGGCTCGAATGCATGGTTGGGATTTAGCCACTGCTACTAACTACATCCATTTCCAAGAATTCCCAACCCCATCTTCTTATATGGCGCCGGGCCCTTGTAATTTTTCAAATAATTCTTCTGAAACCATCTCGAAACTAATAGCATCAGTACTGGATGCATCTTTAACATTGCGTGAGCCTGTGAGTGCATTTATAAAGAAGCTTTCCAGCACAACTCGAAGAGTTGTTGTCATTTATGATTCTATGATGGCTTCCACTGTTCAAGACGTAGTATCTATCAAAAATGCTGAAGCCTATTGTTTTCATGCTATTTCTGCTTTTGCCAATAGCTCTCTTTTATGGGATATCATCAAATACTATCTCCATCTTCCTTCATTCCTTTCGAAATTGGCTAAGAAACTTTTTCTCCCATCTGGTGCTCACATTCCAGATGGACTTCCAACTCTCAGAAGTACTTTCACACCTGAGTTTATTGAATTTATGCGATTACAACATAGTTGTAACAAATTCAGCTCTGGGAATTTATACGATACTTGCAAAGTTCTCGAGGGTCCTTATCTTGAAACACTAGCAAAGTTCAGTAGGTTACTCGGAATTCGTAAGCAATGGGCTGTTGGTCCCTTCAATCCGGTGACTATATCAGGGGAAAAGGACTCAAAAGTTCGTCACAAATGCTTAGAGTGGCTCGACAAGCAAGCCCAAAATTCAGTGATTCTTGTTTCTTTTGGAACAACAGGATACTTATCTATGGAGCAAATCAAAGAACTTGCTATAGGTTTGGAAAAAAGTCAGCAGAAGTTTATATGGGTAGTTAGAGATTTATTGTCAGGAGGAGAAGGGGAAGTCAGAATCCCTGAAGGGTATGAAGAGAGAGTAAAAGAAAGAGGAATTATTGTTAAAGATTGGGCGCCCCAATTAGAAATCTTGGCACATTCATCAACTGGCGGATTTATAAGTCACTGTGGGTGGAATTCATGCATGGAAAGTATTACCATGGGAGTGCCTATAGCGACGTGGCCTATGAATTTTGACCAGCCCAGAAATGCTGTGTTTGTTACTGATGTGCTTAAAATTGGAGTCGTCGTGAAGAACTGGGATCGCCGTGATGATATGATCGATTCAAGTACAATCAAAAACGTTGTTGAGAATTTGATGGCTTCTACAGAAGGGCATGAGATGAGAATGCGTGCCATGGAATTAGGTAAACAGGTCAAAGAATCAGTGAAAGATGGTGGAGATCATCAAAAGGAGATGGATTCCTTCATTGCTCATGTCACTAGATATTAAGTTGCTTCATCGTCAAAAATGTAAAATTTGTTTTTCTCCACGAATTGTTTTGACtttttatgaaagaaaaatgtTCCTTCAGTTGTGTGGTAGCTGTTGAGTCTTTTATAAATTTGCATTGTTCAAAGTTTCAACTTATAGTTTTTTTTTTACAAGGCCGGAATAAGATAGCCTAAAATAACAAGTGCTCCAAAGTATAATTGTAGGCCTAATTAGTAATTTAAAACATAAACAGATATTTTATTATAATCGGTTAAAATACAATTTATCCTCCTTTACCCCGTTAGTAATATCCAACTTTGAGATTGGATAGGGGTTCAGACATAGCGGGTCAAGTGCACAGATAGCCTTCTCAGGGATGCTATTTAAAGATTAGCTAATACTTATTTCGttctgaaattttaaactaaaatttttaatttcaGAACATTATTGTCCTGAAAAATTGAAATTCAAGACGCACTGGCTAATTTCGAAATAGCAGCCCTTTAAAGTGGCTATTCAATGTCATTTTTATGCGAATTAAAGTGAGGTTTGGGCTTAGAACTGGTCCACATCCAATttgcactcaatagtgagtgaaaacagtcgttggaagaatagtacccaacaaagTCGGAGTCGACTTCCACAGGGAGTTActaggggtgttaggagtatacacttaACAAAAGCGAAAGGAATagctaaattgcacttccacgaCAAGTTTTGATTTTTAATTGTAATTTTACTCTATCAATTATAAGttaagaaaagaaactagaagcgaatcagtatttttggtattttttcaaataatttaaaggcCTAGGGATATGACCATAACCTAGATATTTGCATAATAGGATAAAGACGttaatgcttattttgttgattgggcgtattatagctatcaactctacgttaccctctcaatacctctcggtcagaaagtaattttgcccaatttggttttctcaagtccaaatgggtatcaaccaaaatACTTGATAAGAGCTTAAGTCGGgctattactatctctaggttgaaccctttaattcggttaatcaatctctcaattgacccaatttcttgttagctaagttatacTAGACtgggtccctctttctcaagtagagaataagtcaaataggcatgaatcaatatttgcaaatattaatactaaaattgaagcatgaactaagttaaataa
It includes:
- the LOC104107713 gene encoding zeatin O-glucosyltransferase-like; its protein translation is MASLVIPSSGNHGQIGMEEDQITMVMVPFPAQGHFNQFLHLSRLVSSYHIPIHYVGFSTEISQVKARMHGWDLATATNYIHFQEFPTPSSYMAPGPCNFSNNSSETISKLIASVLDASLTLREPVSAFIKKLSSTTRRVVVIYDSMMASTVQDVVSIKNAEAYCFHAISAFANSSLLWDIIKYYLHLPSFLSKLAKKLFLPSGAHIPDGLPTLRSTFTPEFIEFMRLQHSCNKFSSGNLYDTCKVLEGPYLETLAKFSRLLGIRKQWAVGPFNPVTISGEKDSKVRHKCLEWLDKQAQNSVILVSFGTTGYLSMEQIKELAIGLEKSQQKFIWVVRDLLSGGEGEVRIPEGYEERVKERGIIVKDWAPQLEILAHSSTGGFISHCGWNSCMESITMGVPIATWPMNFDQPRNAVFVTDVLKIGVVVKNWDRRDDMIDSSTIKNVVENLMASTEGHEMRMRAMELGKQVKESVKDGGDHQKEMDSFIAHVTRY